The following proteins are co-located in the Primulina tabacum isolate GXHZ01 chromosome 11, ASM2559414v2, whole genome shotgun sequence genome:
- the LOC142518795 gene encoding 65-kDa microtubule-associated protein 3-like: protein MHQPFQMETTCGSLLSDLQKIWDEIGEPDSERDQMVFELEQECLEAYRRKVDQASHCRAQMRQSLAESEAQLADICAALGDQLVHITKSSGSLKKKLQDIMPQLEDIKKKRNERKGQFAEVLKQINIISKELSGSMENKVIIDEGDLSLKSLDDLQNQLCLLQKEKNERLKHVLGHLNVLNSLCLVLDMDYKLTIRDIHPTLEDSSGKKSISVDTVERLSATIHRVKDVKLQRMQKLQNLAMTMVELWNLMDTPIEEQQKFQNVIRTTAASEDEITESNTLSLEFINNAEAEVTRLEEIKLSKMKEVLSKKRVVLEEICRGAHMAVAVQHTTDLSVEAMESEAISPLHLLEQLEVQISNAKEEAFSRKEILEKVKKWLAACDEECWLEEYNRDENRYNAGRGTHLVLKRAEKARTLVNKISGMVETLKSKAKAWEMERGTEFLYDGVGLMSIIEQYCDIKHLKEQERQRQRDQKKLQGQLITEQEAIFGSRQSPSKSLNKNSRPSTGGVVGKRFSLGGAMLQNMLVEKVGAHSLSKNNHVKQQGSRSHHHSGLMVHSSGKKNICSGPVKPQSSNASNTQHLQMSPLRKPLFPLSSFSSNSTSLNMKIVEFQDTHSVCGTPAETPRKILSSRNENQTPKTMPIPMPTTPPTVSTAMQTTGTPFSQPACGTQEVVV, encoded by the exons ATGCATCAGCCTTTTCAAATGGAAACAACTTGTGGTTCCCTTTTATCTGACCTGCAG AAAATATGGGATGAAATTGGAGAGCCTGATAGCGAAAGGGACCAAATGGTTTTTGAACTTGAACAAGAGTGTTTGGAGGCATATAGAAGGAAAGTGGATCAGGCAAGCCATTGTCGAGCTCAGATGAGACAATCACTCGCGGAATCAGAAGCACAACTTGCTGACATTTGTGCTGCATTGGGAGATCAATTGGTTCATATAACGAAG AGTTCTGGGAGTTTGAAAAAAAAGCTTCAAGACATAATGCCTCAACTTGAAGatattaaaaagaaaagaaacgagAGAAAGGGTCAATTTGCCGAGGTTTTGAAACAGATAAATATAATATCCAAGGAGCTTTCTGGATCCATGGAGAACAAAGTGATCATCGATGAGGGTGATTTATCTCTGAAAAGCTTAGATGATTTACAAAATCAGTTATGTTTGCTGCAGAAAGAGAAG AATGAACGACTAAAACACGTGCTCGGCCATTTGAATGTTTTAAACTCTCTTTGCTTGGTGCTTGATATGGACTACAAATTAACAATTCGAGATATTCATCCAACTTTGGAGGATTCCAGTGGCAAGAAAAGCATAAGTGTAGATACGGTCGAGAGATTGTCTGCTACAATACATAGGGTCAAGGATGTCAAGTTGCAGCGCATGCAAAAG TTGCAAAATCTTGCGATGACCATGGTAGAGCTCTGGAATCTGATGGATACACCAATTGAGGAGCAACAAAAATTCCAAAATGTGATACGTACTACTGCTGCCTCAGAAGATGAAATAACAGAGTCCAACACTCTATCTTTGGAGTTCATCAACAAT GCTGAGGCAGAAGTAACGAGATTGGAAGAAATTAAATTAAGTAAAATGAAGGAGGTCCTTTCGAAAAAAAGGGTGGTTTTAGAGGAAATATGTAGAGGAGCACACATGGCTGTTGCAGTACAACACACAACAGATCTTTCAGTGGAAGCTATGGAGTCAG AGGCAATCAGTCCATTACATCTTTTAGAACAACTGGAGGTTCAGATTTCTAACGCCAAAGAGGAAGCTTTCAGTAGAAAAGAGATCCTCGAAAAGGTTAAAAAATGGTTGGCTGCTTGTGATGAGGAATGCTGGTTGGAGGAATATAATAGG GATGAAAATCGATATAATGCTGGGAGAGGTACACATCTTGTGCTAAAGCGTGCTGAAAAAGCTCGTACACTGGTCAATAAAATTTCAG GAATGGTGGAGACGCTGAAATCAAAAGCAAAAGCCTGGGAGATGGAAAGAGGAACCGAGTTCTTATACGACGGG GTTGGTCTTATGTCCATTATTGAACAGTACTGTGACATAAAGCACTTGAAAGAACAAGAGCGTCAAAGGCAGAGG GATCAAAAGAAACTTCAGGGACAATTAATAACAGAGCAAGAAGCGATTTTTGGGTCAAGACAGAGTCCATCAAAAAGCTTGAACAAGAATTCTAGACCGTCAACTGGAGGTGTGGTTGGTAAAAGGTTTTCCTTGGGAGGGGCAATGTTGCAAAATATGCTTGTGGAGAAAGTTGGTGCTCATTCATTGTCAAAGAATAACCATGTTAAGCAGCAGGGTTCTCGAAGCCATCACCACAGTGGCCTTATGGTTCATTCTTCTG GCAAGAAAAACATATGTAGTGGTCCTGTAAAACCGCAATCCAGCAATGCATCCAACACACAGCACCTACAAATGTCGCCTCTGAGGAAGCCCCTCTTTCCCCTATCTTCATTTTCATCGAACAGCACTTCTTTAAATATGAAAATTGTGGAGTTCCAGGACACACATAGTGTTTGCGGAACTCCGGCGGAAACCCCAAGAAAGATCCTCTCTTCTAGGAATGAAAACCAAACTCCCAAGACAATGCCAATTCCAATGCCAACAACTCCTCCAACAGTGTCTACGGCAATGCAAACCACTGGGACACCTTTTAGCCAACCGGCCTGTGGTACTCAAGAAGTCGTTGTATGA
- the LOC142518044 gene encoding protein DOWNY MILDEW RESISTANCE 6-like, whose product METKVISGIQFSSLPASYIRPEHERPKLSEVMECENVPVIDLGCEDKSLTIKQIGNACQEYGFFQVINHGVSMEAVNRVLEVAHEFFSLPVEEKMKLYSDDPSKTMRLSTSFNVKKETVHNWRDYLRLHCYPLDKYVPEWPSLPSSFKDVVSSYCNEVRQLGLRLQEAISESLGLDKDNLKNILGEQGQHMAINYYPACPEPELTYGLPAHTDPNALTILLQDLHVAGLQVLKNGKWLAIKPHPHAFVINIGDQLQALSNGKYKSVWHRAVVNAAVPRLSVASFLCPCDSSTISAPKSLTSSGEPTIYRDFTYTEYYKKFWSRNLDQEHCLELFKN is encoded by the exons ATGGAAACAAAAGTCATCAGCGGTATCCAGTTCTCCAGTCTTCCAGCTAGCTATATCCGTCCGGAACATGAGAGGCCGAAATTGTCTGAAGTTATGGAATGCGAAAATGTTCCGGTCATTGACTTGGGATGTGAAGATAAAAGCTTAACCATCAAACAAATAGGCAATGCTTGTCAAGAATATGGCTTCTTCCAG GTGATCAATCATGGAGTATCCATGGAAGCTGTGAATAGAGTCCTAGAGGTGGCTCATGAATTTTTTAGTTTACCAGTGGAAGAGAAGATGAAATTATACTCTGATGATCCTTCCAAAACAATGAGACTGTCTACAAGTTTTAATGTGAAAAAGGAGACAGTTCACAACTGGAGGGACTATCTCAGGCTTCACTGTTATCCCTTGGATAAATACGTCCCTGAGTGGCCTTCGCTTCCCTCTTCTTTCAa GGATGTTGTAAGCAGTTATTGCAATGAGGTTCGACAACTTGGATTGAGGTTGCAGGAAGCTATATCAGAGAGCCTAGGTTTAGATAAAGACAACTTGAAGAACATATTAGGAGAACAAGGTCAACATATGGCCATTAATTATTATCCGGCCTGCCCAGAACCGGAGCTGACATATGGATTACCGGCCCATACAGATCCAAATGCTCTCACCATTCTCCTTCAAGATTTGCATGTTGCTGGGCTTCAAGTCCTTAAAAATGGGAAATGGTTGGCAATAAAACCCCACCCCCATGCTTTTGTCATCAACATTGGTGATCAACTTCAG GCGCTGAGTAACGGAAAGTACAAAAGTGTTTGGCATCGCGCCGTGGTAAATGCAGCTGTACCAAGACTCTCCGTAGCCTCCTTCCTCTGTCCATGTGATAGTTCAACCATTAGTGCACCAAAATCTCTTACAAGCTCAGGGGAGCCAACTATTTATCGAGATTTCACATACACTGAGTATTACAAGAAATTCTGGAGCAGGAACTTGGATCAGGAACACTGTTTGGAACTTTTCAAGAACTAG